Sequence from the Verrucomicrobiota bacterium genome:
GTAACGGTAAAGAAATTGGGGAAGCCTTCAATCGCCAGGCCGAGATAGGTCAGTGGTCCGTCCACCCATTTTTCCTTGAGCGTCCTGCCACCGCGTCCACGAATATCGATGCGGAGCAAGGCACCCGTCATCGCATCAAATCCCAAAGCAAAAACAAGAGCATCTAATTGGAATTCTTTCCCGCCGACAACCATCCCGGACTCAGTTATTTTTTCGATGGGTGCGCCACTCAGGTCGACAAGATCTACGTTGTCGCGGTTGAAGGTCGCATAATAATCCGTATCGACGCACAGCCGTCGGCAAAAAACAATGCTGTCCGGTGACAACAGCTTTGCCACCTCAGGGTCCTCAACAATTTCCTCTATTTTACTACGAATAAAATCCCCGGCGGTATTGTTTGAATCCACATTTTCCATGATATCCTGGAAAGCCCCGGAGAAGGGCAAACCACCATACTCCCAAGCCGCTTCATAGACGTTCCTCCGCTTCTCTTCACTCACCGCCATGGCAAATTTCTCGGACGGTTGGACTCGAACGCCGAAGGGCATTTCGCTATTCTCCTTACGGAAATTTTTGTAGTCCGATTTGATGGCCTGCACACGATCGGGATCCAACGGCTTATTGCGGGCAGGCACGGTATAGGCAGGTCTTCTTTGGAAAACAGTAAGATGCTCGGCTTGTTTAGCGATTTGAGGAATCGCCTGTATCCCTGAGGATCCGGTACCGACCACACCCACTTTGAGTCCGGTAAAATCTACGCCTTCATGCGGCCACCTACTGGTCATATAAGTGTCACCCTTAAATGATTCGAGGCCATCAAACATGGGTTCATTCGCGGCCGATAAACACCCGGTTGCCATAATACAAAACCTGGCATTAAAACGCTCGCCGCTTTCGATGGCGACCGTCCAAAAACCACCATCGTCGTTATAGTGGGCTTCACTGACGCGGGTATTAAATAAGATATCAGGCCGAAGCTCAAAACGACCAGCTACATGATTAAGGTAGCGGAGAATTTCGGGTTGAGTCGCATAGCGTTCGGTCCACTCCCATTCCTGCTGAAGCTCCTCGTCGAACTGATAGGAGTACTCCATACTTTCCACATCGCATCGCGCACCAGGATACCGGTTCCAATACCAGGTGCCGCCCACGTCTCCAGCTGCCTCAATAACCCGGACTCTCAATCCCATTTGTCGAAGACGGTAAAGCATGAAGAGACCGGCGAACCCGGCGCCTACAACAACCGCATCAAAGTCAAGGGTTGGAGAAGTGTTCGTATGCGACATGGTTGGTTATTAAGAAATAATCGAAGATACTGTAAGAGCGTAAGTATTCTGGGTGCAACCCTTGCTCTACTGCTTATCCGGATATTATGATAAGGCTTAGTCAAAAACAATTTAACCATTTTCATCATGCTAAACTTCCAATCAATTTTCCTTCCGGGAATTATTTAAATCTGTACCAACACTGCCTATGCGGTGTCGCCATTACCCAAATCACTTTTTCGAAGACTCGCAATCAAGGGCTAGGACCTCGTCAGCTACTTCAACGATTCAAATGCGACCAAGGGAAACAAAAAGTTATACTTAAACTACAACAAGTCCGTTCAAGAGGGGCGGGAAAAAGACCATGACGCGCTTATAGTAAAGGGTCACGAGAATTGGCCGGAAATGTTAAAGGAATAACGCTAAGCTCTTCAATACAGAGGCAGGAAATTAGGTGTGGAAACCACAAGAAGCTCAGAAGGCACAAAGTCTGACACCAAAACCCGCGTGTCTGGATTTGGAGCGGCGTCTTGTTGGAATTTGAGTAGTTGATCTTACGCCGTCGTTGAAGAACTATGGCGAGATCTGCGAGAAGGGTTCATGGTCATGGGGGAAATCTATCTTTCAGTAGTGGAGATCTAGATGGCTCGACGCAAACAAGATTTAGGATCCTGATTTATTTTTTCTCTTCTTTTATTCAACCACCGATGACAGTTAAATTTATATAGCCTAACCATTTCGTGGATCAGTGTGAATTCGTACTACTATCCGGTAGAATCTTGTTTTTAAAGCAACGTTTTCGTATCCCAGCTCTTCACCACGAACTTCGCGAAAAGCTGGTATTAAAATACGTTCAAAGAAAAATGTTTTAACTACGAAAAGCGCAGAATTACGCAAAAAACTGAAAGCAGGCTCCCTTTGAAAAGCATAAACTAACCACCAATGGACGCGGATAATTTGGTCGTTTCTCATCAGTGAAAATCTGTGCCATCAGCCGTGCCGTGGCGTAGCCTTGGCGGAGACTGGTGGTTAAAATTTGTATCTTTTCCTTTTGAGAAATTGATTCGCTAGAGGAATGCGGGAATAACCCTTTATGCTTTTTCTCCGAGTCTCAAGGCACTCCGCCGGGCCGAGGCGTAGCCTTGACGAAGACAGGTGGTTAAGTTTTTTCATTTCCAACAGGAG
This genomic interval carries:
- a CDS encoding NAD(P)/FAD-dependent oxidoreductase; this translates as MSHTNTSPTLDFDAVVVGAGFAGLFMLYRLRQMGLRVRVIEAAGDVGGTWYWNRYPGARCDVESMEYSYQFDEELQQEWEWTERYATQPEILRYLNHVAGRFELRPDILFNTRVSEAHYNDDGGFWTVAIESGERFNARFCIMATGCLSAANEPMFDGLESFKGDTYMTSRWPHEGVDFTGLKVGVVGTGSSGIQAIPQIAKQAEHLTVFQRRPAYTVPARNKPLDPDRVQAIKSDYKNFRKENSEMPFGVRVQPSEKFAMAVSEEKRRNVYEAAWEYGGLPFSGAFQDIMENVDSNNTAGDFIRSKIEEIVEDPEVAKLLSPDSIVFCRRLCVDTDYYATFNRDNVDLVDLSGAPIEKITESGMVVGGKEFQLDALVFALGFDAMTGALLRIDIRGRGGRTLKEKWVDGPLTYLGLAIEGFPNFFTVTGPGSPSVLSNMVPSIEQHVEWIADCIAYMRSENFLTIEATLEAEGSWVKHVNQVADKTLFPACNSWYTGANVPGKPRVFMPYIGFPLYVKKCNKVAASGYEGFDLRS